A genomic segment from Montipora foliosa isolate CH-2021 chromosome 9, ASM3666993v2, whole genome shotgun sequence encodes:
- the LOC137970254 gene encoding uncharacterized protein isoform X2, with product MEQMDMIFKDNPTIDPPHLWDSSSSDHHSELDNESSLENGTGTSDNSSELNSEKGSDVVPDDSSSERKRSKYITGATPKSSKKTKLEKSIETVCLSLRESSEAEMKRLLLHQVSFTVFWHPSQI from the exons ATGGAACAAATGGACATGATTTTTAAAGATAACCCAACTATTGATCCACCGCATTTGTGGGATAGCAGCTCCAGTGATCACCATAGTGAATTAGACAATGAGAGCTCTCTAGAAAATG GAACAGGAACTTCAGACAATAGCTCAGAACTTAATTCTGAGAAAGGAAGTGATGTAGTCCCTGATGATAGTAGTTCTGAAAGGAAGAGATCTAAGTACATCACAGGTGCCACACCAAAAAGttccaagaaaacaaaattggagAAGTCAATTGAAACAGTGTGTTTAAGTCTCCGTGAATCCTCAGAAGCAGAGATGAAGAG ACTCTTGCTGCATCAAGTTAGTTTTACTGTTTTCTGGCACCCTTCACAGATTTGA
- the LOC137971712 gene encoding uncharacterized protein, with protein MLLQYSRLSLMNVISNVSSTRPLQPSLWTHLVKLGIARYRPTRRGSRAGKGIQRHISTVITCFRPRCTASNDNFLGRNLDKNLNILNSRLNISVVERTPLSPKHKANSSLLLCSANLQSVKSQGKSSVLLDYILKTDIDVFAMTETWLRDNDTAASLEFFPSETYKLFQQNRLSGRNGGGTALLIKKSIDVRKIESRKINSFEYSEFKIGTDSLKARIVIIYRPPYSTAHPVTPATFLEEFSSYLESIILTPESLLLTGDFNFHVDIDDDPNAKLFQKLLDSMGLKQHVTGPTHMSGHTLDLLITREHDTIVAGSPEVDCYLSDHASILCRLNASKPCRVVKEITYRKIKSIDLDRFREDLRSSELCNKIYPSLDDMVSGYDSSLSSILDKHAPLKTKTLVGRRRVPWFNSDIKSSIKAKRKAEKKWRSSKSQDDLRAFKVARNRVTNIMHKERTAYYTNLISENGSDQGKLFRITKSLLFESSNVEFPCHIQPNELATFSHRRSKILILLWINLIMYTLMYLMLTKKVTRQLHLHYPGLSF; from the coding sequence ATGCTGCTTCAGTATTCGCGTTTATCTTTGATGAACGTGATATCAAACGTTTCATCTACTCGGCCATTACAACCTTCTTTGTGGACACACCTAGTCAAGCTTGGAATTGCAAGATATCGACCAACTCGCCGTGGTTCTCGTGCTGGAAAGGGAATTCAGAGGCATATTTCAACTGTTATAACCTGCTTTAGACCTAGATGTACCGCATCGAACGATAATTTTTTGGGCCGCAATTTGGATAAGAATTTGAATATTCTAAATTCGAGGTTGAATATCAGTGTTGTGGAGCGTACGCCATTGTCTCCAAAACACAAGGCGAATTCTTCTTTATTGTTATGTTCTGCCAACCTtcaatctgttaagtctcaagGGAAATCTTCCGTGCTGCTTGATTACATCCTGAAAACTGATATTGATGTATTTGCGATGACTGAAACGTGGTTACGCGACAATGATACGGCTGCAAGTTTGGAGTTTTTTCCAAGTGAAACTTAcaaactttttcaacaaaatcgCTTATCTGGCCGTAATGGCGGTGGGACTGCATtgctgatcaaaaaatcaattgatGTTAGGAAGATTGAATCACGCAAAATAAACTCGTTTGAATATTCTGAGTTTAAAATCGGCACAGATTCGCTTAAGGCGAGAATTGTCATCATTTATCGTCCTCCATACTCCACTGCTCATCCAGTGACGCCTGCTACATTCCTCGAGGAATTCAGTTCTTACTTGGAATCTATCATTTTGACACCTGAATCTCTATTGCTGACtggtgattttaattttcatgtCGATATTGATGATGACCCCAATGCCAAATTGTTCCAAAAACTCTTAGATTCTATGGGTCTTAAACAACATGTAACTGGTCCAACACATATGAGTGGCCACACCCTGGATCTTCTTATCACTCGTGAACATGATACTATTGTTGCTGGTTCACCAGAGGTTGATTGCTACCTATCAGATCATGCGTCAATTCTATGTCGACTCAATGCATCAAAACCCTGTCGAGTGGTGAAGGAGATCACTTATCGTAAGATCAAATCTATTGACTTGGATCGCTTTCGTGAAGATCTCAGATCGTCAGAACTATGTAACAAGATCTATCCAAGCCTAGATGATATGGTGTCTGGTTATGATTCATCTCTATCCTCCATACTCGACAAGCATGCACCTTTAAAGACAAAGACCTTAGTGGGCAGAAGGCGAGTACCATGGTTCAACAGCGACATAAAGTCTTCTATAAAAGCAAAGaggaaagctgaaaagaaatGGCGATCCTCAAAATCCCAGGATGACTTGCGTGCCTTCAAGGTAGCTCGAAACCGCGTCACCAACATAATGCACAAAGAACGCACTGCATATTATACTAATCTGATATCTGAAAATGGCTCAGATCAAGGAAAACTGTTTCGTATTACCAAGTCATTATTGTTTGAATCATCCAATGTTGAATTTCCATGCCACATTCAGCCAAATGAGCTTGCGACTTTTTCGCACAGAAGATCAAAGATATTGATTCTACTCTGGATCAATTTGATTATGTACACCCTGATGTACCTAATGTTGACGAAAAAGGTGACAAGACAGTTGCATCTCCATTATCCTGGTTTGAGCTTTTGA
- the LOC137970254 gene encoding uncharacterized protein isoform X1, with translation MEQMDMIFKDNPTIDPPHLWDSSSSDHHSELDNESSLENGTGTSDNSSELNSEKGSDVVPDDSSSERKRSKYITGATPKSSKKTKLEKSIETVCLSLRESSEAEMKRFEEMEEKRHDRELKFRLEMRREEREHELRVLQMMMQTRGCNSQWTTPGQQESEYCVGGQTYYHL, from the exons ATGGAACAAATGGACATGATTTTTAAAGATAACCCAACTATTGATCCACCGCATTTGTGGGATAGCAGCTCCAGTGATCACCATAGTGAATTAGACAATGAGAGCTCTCTAGAAAATG GAACAGGAACTTCAGACAATAGCTCAGAACTTAATTCTGAGAAAGGAAGTGATGTAGTCCCTGATGATAGTAGTTCTGAAAGGAAGAGATCTAAGTACATCACAGGTGCCACACCAAAAAGttccaagaaaacaaaattggagAAGTCAATTGAAACAGTGTGTTTAAGTCTCCGTGAATCCTCAGAAGCAGAGATGAAGAG ATTTGAAGAAATGGAAGAGAAGAGGCATGACAGGGAGTTAAAATTTCGACTTGAAATgagaagagaagaaagagagcaTGAATTGCGTGTCCTTCAAATGATGATGCAAACGAGAGGCTGTAACTCTCAATGGACAACTCCAGGACAGCAGGAATCTGAGTATTGTGTTGGTGGACAAACTTATTACCACTTGTAA